A single genomic interval of Anopheles marshallii chromosome 2, idAnoMarsDA_429_01, whole genome shotgun sequence harbors:
- the LOC128709130 gene encoding GPI mannosyltransferase 1, with product MSFKKHLIISTLIRVFLIYYGEVQDSLSDVQYTDVDYRVVTDGANHVLALGSPFKRHTYRYTPLLAYLVLPNLLIHPSFGKFIFSLFDILIGVLIKWILLNCYRSNKISIETKLLKLETLNNRNKYLIKRKNEILNSNNEALPPKYIRMAELSAYCWLYNPLTMIIATRGNGDCVSCSLVLLSIYFLLKNEQTSMQHFIAGLFLGLSIHFRLYPIGFCLAFYLATQNRTLEKWPDVVRNILQPNAKQIALVLGTVVAFGSSTALFYWLYGYQFLYESMLYHLVRKDTRHNFSLYFYLQYLSSTFDVTILEKVLTFLPQLILILMLTVRYGQHRQTLAFGLFAIAFVMVTYNPVVTSQYFVWFLSLLPLCVKNFRNIGIRKAVFIPVMWFISQGGWLLPAYLLEFKGWNTFEYIWIQSIVFFFSNVLILQMLISNYDIAYNYKID from the coding sequence ATGTCATTCAAGAAGCATCTCATCATCAGTACGTTGATTCGTGTTTTCCTCATATATTATGGCGAAGTGCAGGATAGTTTGTCGGACGTGCAATACACAGACGTGGATTATCGCGTGGTCACCGATGGCGCTAATCACGTGCTAGCCTTAGGATCTCCGTTCAAAAGACATACCTATAGGTACACTCCCTTGTTGGCCTATCTGGTACTACCGAACTTACTGATACATCCGAGCTTTGGCAAGTTCATATTTTCGCTGTTCGACATCCTTATAGGCGTGCTCATCAAATGGATATTGCTGAATTGCTATCGTAGCAATAAAATATCAATCGAAACCAAGCTACTCAAACTGGAAACGctaaacaatcgaaacaaatatttgatcaAGCGCAAAAATGAAATTCTAAACAGTAACAATGAAGCGCTGCCTCCAAAGTACATCCGGATGGCAGAACTCAGTGCCTACTGCTGGCTATACAACCCGCTCACCATGATCATAGCAACACGCGGCAATGGTGACTGTGTTTCATGTTCGCTCGTCCTTCTATCCATCTACTTTCTGCTAAAGAACGAGCAAACTAGCATGCAGCATTTTATCGCCGGGTTGTTTCTTGGCCTATCGATTCATTTTCGGCTATATCCCATCGGGTTCTGTCTGGCGTTCTATCTCGCCACGCAAAATCGAACGCTAGAGAAATGGCCCGATGTCGTACGCAACATTTTACAACCAAATGCGAAGCAAATTGCCCTCGTGTTGGGCACCGTTGTAGCGTTCGGTTCCTCCACGGCGTTATTTTACTGGTTGTACGGTTATCAATTCCTATACGAATCTATGCTCTACCATCTAGTACGAAAAGACACGAGACACAACTTCTCGCTCTACTTCTATCTGCAATATCTGAGTTCCACGTTCGATGTAACAATCCTCGAAAAGGTTCTTACCTTTTTGCCGCAGCTCATACTCATTCTGATGCTCACCGTGCGGTATGGACAACACAGACAAACGCTAGCGTTTGGACTTTTTGCGATCGCGTTCGTAATGGTCACGTACAATCCGGTCGTCACATCGCAGTACTTCGTCTGGTTCCTGTCGCTATTGCCGTTGTGCGTGAAAAATTTTCGAAACATCGGTATTCGGAAAGCTGTTTTCATCCCAGTAATGTGGTTCATCTCGCAGGGCGGCTGGCTGTTGCCAGCCTATTTGCTGGAGTTCAAAGGCTGGAACACGTTCGAATACATCTGGATACAAagtattgttttcttcttttccaacgTGCTGATTTTGCAGATGCTTATTAGCAACTATGACATTGcttataattataaaattgattaa
- the LOC128718214 gene encoding zinc finger protein 235-like, which produces MGRKCCVPNCCSNYDTVIKRGLPSISTFKFPADPYLLDCWKKAINRPGWIPSKRSSICINHFEPEDIERSNKPARLKPGAVPSLFPKAQLVVESETKIHSQCYKSEEILVNENQRDDVSEIRNALCPNSKLNVEVPTDDCIENLESFKAEVSEKVQDKEWVIVCRPNVVHLFSINEIDDRYAISINASIKVYNNLTMRIFFNEEEQTVAPLGTENKLITWSQLNSIIGCITTPCFNDLNTTITEECLKAENYETVFLEEHLEETEHEEETRVETTIELKIEKPSPEVNTHYNEIDQLDTEPIAPGSQNLACRKSALKAVYNLQAVRNKCFICNTEHNTAEELEYHLLTHLTLLPYHCINCIHEEVVVRTLSSLNRHHLMHQKPLKCRICDKRFITYGSRRLHEDSKHSKHSATFRCDVCQKELPSRRSLQYHRKHHEYPDSFRCNVCLRTLSSTYELKLHMRTHTGEKPNKCVFCDVSFNRKSNLTEHVRRCHNEERPFICEICGKRFSSHVGLKKHAILHCSGQRKLPIVTRLSKEFHCKECDKRFGTSIQYHSHRRQHVKRYQCSYCGIRISQLRDFEDHENTHTGSRPYECRSCGKKFKTASTYYGHRLIHSGEKKHFCTICNKGFLRLRHVQVHMRTHTGEKPFQCEFCGRNYADKQTYNKHKLTHRPTVGDMLKAKENTAPAKNMVQKHLTQEESIKLEEAFESPSREHVFQSGLVYSTNNFASSPVYNLEINSSSITSAILNSQSPVLFNTVSQGTYVAELPQLTSSQK; this is translated from the coding sequence ATGGGTAGAAAGTGTTGTGTGCCAAACTGTTGTTCAAATTACGATACAGTCATCAAACGTGGCCTTCCATCGATTAGTACCTTCAAGTTTCCCGCAGATCCATATCTCTTGGACTGTTGGAAGAAAGCAATCAATCGACCCGGCTGGATTCCTTCTAAACGTTCTAGTATTTGCATCAATCATTTTGAACCTGAAGACATTGAGCGGTCCAATAAACCGGCCAGGTTAAAACCAGGTGCGGTACCTAGCTTGTTTCCCAAAGCACAATTGGTGGTTGAATCCGAGACTAAAATACACAGTCAATGTTATAAAAgtgaagaaattttggtgAACGAAAATCAACGAGACGATGTTAGTGAAATACGCAACGCCTTGTGCCCAAATTCAAAACTAAACGTTGAAGTACCAACGGATGAttgtattgaaaatttagAAAGTTTTAAAGCAGAAGTAAGTGAGAAAGTGCAAGACAAGGAATGGGTAATAGTTTGCAGGCCCAACGTTGTGCATTTATTTAGCATAAACGAGATCGACGATCGTTACGCAATCAGTATCAATGCCAGTATAAAAGTTTACAATAATTTGACAATGAGGATTTTCTTCAATGAAGAGGAACAAACCGTTGCGCCGTTGGGAACCGAAAATAAGCTCATAACTTGGTCACAACTCAATAGCATAATTGGCTGCATTACTACTCCTTgcttcaatgatttgaatacGACAATTACTGAAGAGTGTTTAAAAGCTGAAAATTACGAAACCGTGTTCCTCGAAGAACATTTGGAAGAAACGGAGCATGAAGAGGAAACACGTGTTGAAACTACTATAGAATTAAAAATAGAGAAACCATCTCCTGAAGTAAACACACACTACAACGAGATCGACCAGCTAGATACAGAACCCATAGCGCCTGGTAGTCAAAACCTTGCATGTCGTAAATCTGCATTAAAAGCGGTGTACAACTTACAGGCTGTGAGAAACAAATGCTTTATTTGTAATACGGAACATAATACAGCGGAGGAACTGGAATACCACTTGCTTACCCATCTAACCCTGTTGCCATACCATTGTATCAACTGTATCCACGAAGAAGTAGTTGTTAGAACACTATCTTCGCTAAATAGGCATCACTTAATGCACCAAAAACCACTAAAATGTCGCATCTGCGATAAACGCTTTATAACGTATGGTTCGCGTAGATTACACGAAGATTCAAAACACAGTAAGCACAGTGCAACATTCAGGTGCGATGTGTGCCAAAAAGAATTACCTTCAAGACGCAGCTTACAGTATCATCGCAAGCATCACGAATATCCCGATTCTTTTAGGTGTAATGTATGCCTACGAACTTTGTCCTCTACGTACGAATTAAAATTGCACATGAGAACACATACGGGAGAGAAGCCTAACAAATGCGTTTTTTGTGACGTTTCCTTCAACAGAAAATCGAATCTTACTGAACATGTCCGTAGGTGCCACAACGAGGAACGACCATTCATTTGTGAAATATGTGGTAAGCGGTTTAGTAGTCATGTAGGACTTAAAAAGCACGCGATTTTACATTGCTCTGGACAGAGAAAATTGCCCATAGTAACTCGATTATCGAAAGAGTTTCACTGCAAAGAGTGCGACAAGAGATTCGGAACATCTATCCAGTACCATTCGCATAGACGGCAGCACGTAAAACGATATCAATGTAGCTACTGTGGAATTCGGATTTCACAGTTGCGTGACTTTGAGGATCACGAAAACACGCATACCGGTTCCAGACCGTACGAGTGTCGCAGCTGcgggaaaaagtttaaaactGCTTCAACCTATTACGGACATCGATTAATTCATAGTGGAGAGAAGAAACACTTTTGCACAATATGTAACAAGGGGTTTCTACGTTTGCGCCATGTGCAGGTGCACATGCGAACGCATACGGGAGAAAAGCCATTTCAGTGTGAATTTTGTGGCCGAAACTATGCCGACAAACAAACCTACAATAAGCATAAGCTCACACATCGTCCTACCGTTGGAGATATGCTGAAAGCCAAAGAGAACACTGCTCCAGCCAAGAACATGGTGCAGAAACACCTAACCCAGGAAGAAAGCATAAAGCTAGAAGAAGCATTTGAATCACCGAGCAGAGAACATGTTTTTCAGTCGGGATTGGTATattcaacaaacaattttgcatcTTCTCCTGTCTATAATTTAGAGATTAATTCAAGCAGTATCACATCTGCCATTTTAAACAGTCAAAGTCCAGTGCTATTTAACACTGTTTCACAAGGGACATACGTGGCAGAATTACCACAGTTAACATCAtctcaaaaatga
- the LOC128718213 gene encoding LOW QUALITY PROTEIN: uncharacterized protein LOC128718213 (The sequence of the model RefSeq protein was modified relative to this genomic sequence to represent the inferred CDS: deleted 1 base in 1 codon): MQTAIEVLDRTLYSCGKCKMPTAYYLTFLLGSANTNFCGLENYSFFMSKSKPKDPCKAAACKIQTCLREHSYDEVKCYDVIEDMRQCCLKWHKVSLCCSGIQLDRDYKAEKETILRERETARKSNAH, from the exons ATGCAGACAGCTATCGAAGTACTCGATCGTACGCTGTATTCATGCGGCAAATGCAAAATGCCGACTGCATATTATTTGACATTTCTTCTGGGTTCGGCAAACACCAACTTTTGCggttta gaaaattattcctttttcATGTCCAAAAGTAAACCGAAAGATCCGTGCAAAGCAGCAGCTTGTAAAATTCAGACCTGTTTGAGAG AACACAGCTACGACGAGGTGAAGTGCTACGATGTCATCGAAGACATGCGGCAATGCTGTCTGAAGTGGCATAAAGTATCACTGTGCTGTTCCGGCATCCAACTTGATCGTGATTACAAAGCCGAAAAGGAAACCATTCTTCGAGAAAGAGAAACAGCCCGCAAGAGCAATGCACACTGA
- the LOC128708484 gene encoding uncharacterized protein LOC128708484, translated as MESVKRANQRLRSYPLMMAKCSVAAAAYATCVTIDLNVAHRSCDKEFDNFKECMRKAAIEMKTKL; from the coding sequence ATGGAATCTGTGAAAAGAGCCAACCAGCGGCTTCGCAGTTATCCGCTGATGATGGCAAAGTGCTCAGTTGCTGCAGCGGCTTACGCTACGTGCGTAACAATCGATCTTAACGTAGCGCATCGGTCTTGCGATAAAGAGTTTGACAACTTCAAAGAGTGCATGCGGAAAGCCGCTatcgaaatgaaaacaaaactgtag
- the LOC128708969 gene encoding uncharacterized protein LOC128708969 yields MNYVENLLIYARNLSPFYIFSMVISLCVVLLTGYLGFTGCTATLDHDERNEQQQNSSGSHDKTAHIKTSTQNTNDLSDRSDDSTEDHSNDSEQEQQRENEINLQLHIESLGQLKSAKLKSIEKSLTDEQRQAEKEIERAQLAAIFELLKKQADCSNLNEEDLKEQLSLYR; encoded by the exons TGCTTATTTACGCAAGAAATCTTTCACCATTTTATATCTTCAGCATGGTAATATCGCTATGTGTTGTGCTGTTGACGGGATATCTTGGATTCACGGGATGTACCGCTACATTGGATCACgatgaacgaaacgaacagcagcagaatAGCAGCGGTTCGCATGATAAAACCGCTCATATCAAAACATCTACTCAAAACACG AATGATCTGTCCGACCGGTCGGATGATTCGACTGAAGACCACAGCAATGATAGCGAGCAAGAGCAGCAGcgggaaaatgaaatcaaccTTCAGCTGCACATCGAGTCGTTAGGCCAGTTGAAATCAGCGAAACTGAAATCGATTGAAAAGTCACTAACCGATGAACAACGCCAGGCGGAAAAGGA aATTGAACGGGCCCAGTTAGCTGCAATATTTGAGCTTTTGAAAAAGCAGGCTGACTGTTCTAATCTTAACGAGGAAGATCTAAAAGAGCAGCTTAGTTTATATCGCTAA